Below is a genomic region from Pseudarthrobacter sulfonivorans.
CGGCAGCCTGAAGAGGCTGCGGACGGACTACGTGGACGTCCTCCTGCTGCACCGCCCGGATCCCCTGACGGACCTGGCGGAGGTGGCGGCCGCCGTCGGGCAACTGCTGGCCGACGGCAAGGTTCGGGCGCTTGGGGTGTCCAACATGTCCGGCGCGCAGATCAAGGCGTTGCAGGAGCGGCTGGAGGTGCCCGTGGTGGCCAACCAGCTGGAGATGAGCCTGCTGAAGCGGGCCTGGCTGGAGAGCCAGGTCCTGGTGAACCATCCGGAGTCGCTGGACTACAGCTTCCCGCACGGGACCCTGGAGTACTGCAGCAGCAACGGCGTTACCGTGCAGGCTTACGGCGCGCTGGCGCAGGGGTTGTACACAGGGGCAGTTCCGGAAAACCCGACGGCGGCGGAGACTGCCGCGGCCGCGATGGTTGCGGAGCTTGCCGGTCAATACGGCACCACGGGGGAGGCCGTCCTCCTGGGGTGGCTGATGAAGCATCCGGCCGGCATTGCGCCCGTGATCGGCACCGTGAATCCGGCGAGAATCGCCGCCTGCGCGGACGCCGCCCGCGTGGCGGAGGCCATGACCCGGGCCGACTGGTACGGACTGTGGATCGCAGCAAGGGGCAGCACCCTCCCCTGAGGGTGGTCCCGGTGATCGAGCCTGTGGTCCCGGTGATCGAGCCTGTCGAGATCCAGAGTGGGCCCGGGCTCGATCACCGGGCGCAGCCTTACGCGCTGGCCACGACGTCGTCGGTGCTGCGTGCGGCGGTGCCCGGCTGTTCAGAGGATGGGGGAGCGGCGTTCGATCAGGACTGTGTCGCGCCACTGTCCAGTGAGCGGTCCGTTGGTCATCCGGGCGATACGGTGTCTCCGCCCGACGACGGTGTAGCCGTTGGCGAGGTGGAGCTTGAGACTGGCTTCGTTCTCGGGAAAGACACTGGCTTGGATGGTCCAGATCCCGCCAGCCTCGGTGGATTCTGCCAAGGCCCGCAGCAGCGCTGCCCCGACGCCGAGGCCGCGTGCTTGGGCCGCGACGTAAACGGAGTGTTCCACCACGCCCGAGTACACGGGGCGGGTGGAAACCGGGGAAACAGCAGCCCAACCAAGGATCCCGCGCACAGCTTCCTCGGCGACGAGCCGGTGGCGGGGGAGTCGTGAGGTGTTGAATTGTTCCCAGCCGGGCGCTTCCGTTTCGAACGTGGCGTGACCGGTGGCGATTCCTTCAGCGTAGATCCGGTGGACGGCCGGCCAATCATCATCGCGCATGAGGCGTGTGGTTACGATGGACGGTTCAGGCACGATCACAGCGCCGCCAGGAGTCCGGCTGTCCGCTCCAAGGCCCCGGGAACCAGGGAGTAATAGGCCCAGGTTCCGCGCTTTTCGCGGTGCAGCAGACCGGCGTCCACCAGGATTTTCAGGTGGTGGGAGACCGTGGGCTGGCCCAGGTCCAGCGGGTCGGTCAGGTCGCAGACGCAGGATTCACCGGAGGATTCGGCCTTGACAATGGACAGCAGCCGCAGCCGGTTCGGGTCGGCCAGGGCTTTGAAGACCAGGGCCTTCTGCTTGGCCTCTTCTGCGCCAAGGGCGGGCTGTCCTGCCGGGGTGCAGCAAGCTTCGTCCGTGATCGGATCGAGAACGGGCAGCGTTTTCATGTACCCATTATGCCCGAATATTGACCGCCATCAATGTATGGGGCTTTGCGTTCGACGACGGTCTGGCAGCACTGCAACAGCCGGGCCGTCGTGGCCTGCTAAGTGCTAGGAGGTGGTCGTTACTGAGGAGTGCGCAAGGACTACGTCGTCCGCGCTGCGGGCGGCGGAGGGGAACAGGACGACGAGGAGCCCGAGGCCTACTGCCGCCCCGATCAGCTGAGCGGCGACGAAGCCGGGTACAGAAGCCGGCGCGATCCCGGCGAAGGTGTCGCTGAAGATGCGGCCGACCGTCACGGCGGGGTTGGCGAACGACGTCGAGGACGTGAACCAGTACGCGGCGCCGATGTAGGCACCCACGGCGGGGGCTGCGAGGACGCCCCGGTTGGTGGCGGCCAGTGCGAAGATCAGCAGGACGAGGCCCGCGGTGGCGACGACCTCGCCCAGGAGGTGCCCTGTGGTGGCGCGGTCGGTGACCGAGATTGAGGTTCCCACCTCAAACATGGCGTTCGCGACCACGCTGCCGCCTATTGCACCAACGGTTTGGGCAACCAGGTATGTACCGAGGTCCGGCAGGGTCAGCCCGGTTCCGCTGCGCCGACCCAGGACCCAGTCCACGAGCGAGACTACTGGGTTGAAATGCGCACCGCTGACGGGTCCGAGTATGAGGATCAATACGGTCAAACCCAGGACGGTGGCGGTGCTGTTCTGGAGCAACTGCAGGCCGACGTCGTTCGGAGAGAGTTGCTGTGCCGCGATCCCGGAGCCGACGACGATGGATACGAGCAGGCCGGTGCCGAGGAGTTCGGCGACGGCGCGGCGCCACAGCGGCGGCTGATGTGAAGTCATACCAACAGCTTGACGCAAGAAATTAACTCAGTCAAAATTGAACCAATGAATACTGACCCAGTTGAGGACTTTCGGGCGCGGGTCGCAAAGCATGCCGCCCTCGCCGATCCCGCGCGGCTGCGCATCGTGGACCTGCTGACTCTGGGCGACCTTTCCCCCACGGAACTTCAAGCTGACCTCGGGATGCCCTCTAACCTGCTGTCCCACCACCTGCGCACACTGGAAGGAGCGGGTCTGGCGATCCGCCACCGCTCAGAGGCGGACAGGCGGCGCAGCTACTTCCGGCTTGCCGCCGGGGCGCTCGAAGGGCTGGTGCCGGGGGCTGAGTATGGGGCCAGTCGTGTCCTCTTCGTGTGCACGCGGAACAGCGCCCGGTCGCAACTGGCCGCCGCGCTCTGGAATCAGATCAGCGGAATCCCCTCGACCTCGGCCGGAACTCATCCCGCGGACAGTATTGCCCGGGGGGCCATTGATGTAGCCCGCCGCCACGGCGTCGCTCTTGCAGACCTTCCCCCGCGCCGGCTCGATGAGGTGGCGCACGATGATGACTTCGTCGTGACCGTGTGTGATAACGCTCACGAGGAAATTCCCAATCTGGGAGGGATCCACTGGTCCGTTCCGGATCCGCTCCGACTGAACACTGAGGACGCCTTCGAAGGCGCCTTCACTGACATCTCCCGCCGCATCAGCGACCTCGCGCCCCGCCTGCACGCCGCTTGATATTCCGGCGGATTCAAATATTGACAATCATCAATCTTTCGCTCGATACTGCATACATCGATAATCATCAATGTGATGCTAGCAAGGGCGGTGCAGGCGCAACAACCTCAACCAAACCGATTCACACCGATCTGATTCCAGGAGAAACCACGTGAGCACCGAAACCGCCAAGAAGCCCTCCGTCCTGTTCGTCTGCGTCCACAACGCCGGCCGCTCCCAGATGGCAGCCGCCTTCCTGACCACCCTTTCGAAGGGTGGCATTGAGGTTCGTTCCGCCGGATCGCAGCCCGCAGATAAGGTCAACCCGGCCGCCGTCGAGGCCATGGCCGAACTGGGTATCGACATGTCTGCCGAGATCCCGAAGGTCCTCACCACCGAGGCCGTCAAGGAGTCCGACGTCGTGATCACCATGGGCTGCGGCGACGAATGCCCCTACTTCCCCGGCAAGCGCTACGAGGACTGGGTCCTGGAGGATCCCGCCGGGCAGGGCGTAGACGCCGTCCGCCCCATCCGCGACGAGATCAAGACGCGCATCGAAGGGCTCATCGACTCGCTGATCCCGGCCGCCAAGTAACCACACCCCGCGATTAGGGAGAGGGGGTGAGCTGGATGGACACCGATTGCTGCACCGATGCGGGCTGCTGCGACGAGGACGATCTGGACTGCTGCTGAACAGCACCGCCCCGGCCTGCCGGTCCCACAAGGCTCCGGCAGGCACCCCGATCGAACCGCACACCAACGGATGAAACAGAGGACAGCATGGATCCAGTAAATAACTTTCCCGTCGCCGTCATCGGCGCCGGCCCTGTGGGACTGGCCACCGCAGCCCACCTGCTCGAACGCGGCCTCGAGCCGCTGATCTTCGAGGCAGGCCCGACGGCGGGATCCGCCATCGAACAGTGGCGCCACATCCGGCTGTTCTCACCCTGGCGGTTCAACCTCGACGCCGCGGCCCTGCGTTTGCTGGAAGGCGCCGGCTGGGTGGCCCCCCGCCTGACGGCACTCCCGTACGGCGGGGAACTGATCGACAATTACCTCGCCCCGCTGGCCGCAACCCCGGAGATCTCCTCCCGCCTCCAGACCAGCGCACGCGTCATCGCCGTTACACGCCAGGGCATGGACAAAACCCACGTCCGGGACCGCGAAACCACACCCTTTACCGTCCGCGTCGAACACGACGGCGGAGAAGTGCGCGACCACACCGTGGCCGCCGTGATCGATGCGTCCGGCACCTGGTCCACGCGCAACCCGCTCGGAACCTCCGGGCTGCCCGCCATCGGCGAAGACACGGCCGCCGCCCGGATCTCCTCGCCCCTGCCGGACGTCACAGGGCGGGACCGTGCCACCTTCGCGAATCGTCGCGTCCTGGTCGTGGGAGCCGGGCACTCGGCCGCGAACACACTGATCAATCTGGCAGACCTCGCCAAGGAAGAACCCGGAACCACCATCCTGTGGGCCGTACGCGGAGCATCCGCTGAAAAGGTCTACGGCGGCGGAGAGGCTGACGGCCTGCCCGCCCGCGGCCAACTAGGCGCCCGGCTCCGCCGACTCGTTGAGGCCGGAACCATCGAACTGCGCACCGGCTTTGGCATCTCCTCACTGAAGACCCTGGAGACCCACGTGAGCGTCGAAGCCGCCGACGGACGCACCCTGGACGCCGACGTCATCATCCCTTGCACAGGCTTCCGGCCGGACTTGGACATCCTGCGCGAGCTCCGGCTCAACCTTGACCCCGCCGTCGAGGCGCCGGTCGAGCTGGGTCCGCTGATCGACCCCGAATTCCATTCCTGCGGCACGGTCCAGCCGCATGGCGCCAAGCTTCTCGCCCACCCGGAAAAGGACTTCTACATCGTCGGCATGAAGTCCTATGGCCGTGCGCCGACCTTCCTGCTAGCTACCGGCTACGAACAGGTCAGGTCCGTCGCCGCGGCACTCTCCGGCGACCAGGCCGCGGCGGACACTGTCCACCTTGAACTGCCCGAAACCGGGGTATGCTCCACCGACGCCGGCACCAGCTGCGACGTCCCCGCGGCTTCAACAGCAGACACTGACGGATCAGCGGAGAGCGGCTGTTGCGCCGCCCCGGAGCCGGTCCTCGTTGGATTCCCCACCGGGCTGGCTCACGGCCGCTCCGGGGAACACTGACCACAACCAACCACAACGCACCGTTCCGGACGCACGCCAAGGGAGTATTGCCATGACCGAACACCAGAAAACGACGCTGGGATTGCAGGACAATACTGAAATCCTGCACCGGATAAGCGAACGCCTCGCCGAGCGTTTCACCGGGGTGTTCGCCGTCGAGACGGTCGAACGCTACGTCTTCGAGTCCTACACGGCCTTGGCCCGGACAGCGAAGATCAGCGCCTACCTGCCTGCCACCACGGAACACTTCGCCAACGACCGGCTGGCCGCCCTGGCCAAATCCAAAGGGTCGGTGGTCTCCGAGGTCCCGGAGGTCCTGTTCGTTTGCGTGCAGAACGCCGGCAGGTCACAAATGGCTGCCGCGCTGCTCAACGTTGAAGCCAAGGGCAGGATCCGCGTCCGGTCGGCAGGCTCCATGCCGGCAGCTGAGCTGGATCCAACCGTTGTGACTGTAATGTCCGAAATGGGCTTGGACCTGGGCAAGGACTATCCGAAGCCACTCACGGACGACGTCGTGCGGGCATCTGACGTCGTCATCACCATGGGTTGCGGTGACTCATGCCCCATCTACCCCGGGAAACGCTATGAAGACTGGGACCTGACCGACCCCGCCGGTCAGTCCCTGGAGACGGTCCGGGTCATTCGCGACGAAATCCAGGCGCGCATCAAAACCCTCGTCGGCTCACTCCTGGCCGCAGAACAGAAAGAAGACACCAACTCATGACCGAAAGCACCAAGACTCCCCGTATCCTGTTCGTCTGCAGCAAAAACGGAGGCAAGTCCCAACTCGCGGCCGGTCTCATGCGGGACCTCGCCGGCGACGACGTCACCGTCTACTCGGCAGGCACCAAACCGGGCAGCTGCCTGAACAACGAGGCCGTGGAATCCCTGAACGAACTCGGCATCGACATTACGGGGGAACACCCTAAGCCCGTCACCGACGAGGTGCTTGACGCCGTCGACGTCGTGATCGTTCTGGGCACCGAAGCCAAGCTCGAACCCCGCGAAGGCACGCGCTTCGAAACCTGGGAAACCGACGAACCTTCCACCCGCGGCATCGAAGGCACGGAGCGCATGCGCCTCGTCCGCGACGACATCAACGCCCGCGTCCGAAAGCTCCATGCGGAACTCACAGGGAACTAAGCCTGTCCAAACCGGTGGTTGAGCTTGTCGAAACCCGGGTCTCGACAGGCCCGACCACCGGCGCCGGACGGTCGTATCTGTATTGTTCGGCACGTCCGGTGCCATGGCTTAGCGCTGGCGGTGCCCGGGCAGATACGGTAGTAGCATGACGTCACCCACCGCCACCGAGACATTACGCCCCAAGCGCAACATCCCAGCAGAAATCGCCCGTTCGTGGCTTCTGGTCAACGCCATGAAAACCGACCTGTTTGACCAGTCGGCTGTTTCGCGCGCTGACTCGATCATCCTGGACATCGAGGACGCCGTGGACCCGTCGCAAAAGGACGAGGCGCGCGGGCACGTGATTGACTGGCTCAGCGGCGGCGGCCAGGCCTGGGTCCGCATCAACGATGCCACCAGCCCGTTCTGGGCCGATGACCTGGCAGGGCTGCGCGGTACGCCCGGGCTGCTCGGCGTGATGCTCGCCAAGACCGAATCAGCTGACCAGGTGACCGAAAGTTTCCACCGGATGGACGGCAAGACGCCCGTCATCCCGCTCGTGGAATCCGCTGTGGGTATCGAGGAAGCCAACAACATCGCCAAGGCCCAGGGCGCCTTCCGCCTGGCCTTCGGCTCCGGCGACTTCCGCCGAGACACCGGCATGGCGGCCACCCCCGAGGCCATGGCCTATCCGCGCGCGAAACTGGTGGTTGCCAGCCGCGTCGGCAACCTGCCCGGCCCCATTGACGGCCCCACCGTCGGCACCAACCACCCCATCCTGCGCGAGCAGACCGGCATCACCGTGATGATGGGCATGACCGGCAAGCTGTGCCTGGCCATCGACCAGACGAACGTCATCAACGAGGTCATCAGCCCCACCCCGTCGGACGTCGCCTGGGCCACGGACTTTATGTCCGACTTCGAGGCCAACGGCCGCGTCATCCGTGACGGCTCGGACCTGCCCCGCCTGGGCCGCGCCGAAAAGATCATGAAGCTCGCGGTAGCGTTCGGCGTGCAGCCCGCGCTGTAGCGCCAACGTTTACCCAACGCACAGGAGACCCCGTGACCGATACCCGCTATCTGGTTCACGGGGTCTTTTGGGACGGCGACCCGGCGCAGACGGTAAGGCACGACGGCGGCAGCCCGGTTCTGCGCCTCCAGTCACCGTCCGGGGATCTCCGCGAGGTCAGCCTCGCGGCGGGCGCCAGGCTCGGTTTCGCGGTGGCCGATCACGGCAGGTTCTGCCTGGGGCATTACAAGGTCCACTCAGCCAGCAGCCGTGACCACGTCCTGTGCCCGGCCCGCGCCCCCGCCGTGAAGGGCAAGCAGTGCGAACGCTGCTTTGTGCTGGACGATTCCCGCCTTATCCACGATTTCCACCGGGGCGGCCGCGTTCCGGACGGGCTGCGAACTTATCTTCTGCAGGATCACTGGCTGTACGTGGCCACGTTCGCCGGCGGCGCCAGCAAGGTGGGCACGGCGTCCCACCTGAGGAAATGGAACCGGCTCGCGGAACAGGGAGCGGTGGTGGCGCGGTACGTTGCCAGGGCGGAGGACGGCCGCGTGGTTCGGCTCCTCGAGGACATGGTGACGCGCGAGGCCGGCCTGGCGCAGCAGGTCCGCTCCGCCGCCAAAGCCGAGGCCCTGGCGGGGCCATTGCCCGCGGCCGCCTTGGACGGCATCAATGAGCGGCACGCGGCCGCGGTCCGCACGCTGCTGGGCCAGGCCGCCGTCGACGGTTCCAGCCCAGAAGGTTTCAGCATCGTGGACGAACTATGGGTGCGGCCGGCGCAGGCGGCAGGGCTTTGCGCCACCACGGCGCGCCACGCCTACACGCATCCGTTGGAGCAGGGAAAGCACGGCTTCGGCATCACCGCGCTGAGCGGGAGCAACGCCCTCGCCAGCCTGGCCGGAACGGACGCGGCCTTTGTGGTGAACCTTGGCCGGCTGGCTGCCCGGACCATCGTCCTGGGGGACTTCGCCTCGGAGGTGCCGGCCGTGCAGGAACCGCTGTTCTGAACCCGCTCGGTAGACTGTCACGGTGCTCAAAGAATTCTGGGAGTCAGCGCCCACCTCGTACAAAGTCCTGGTCTTCGGCGCCATGGGCCTCATCGCCGTCGGAATCATCCTGAACCTGATCGGCAACATATCCGGAAACCAGGGCCTCGCCACTGCGTCACTGCCGCTGATTGGGCTAGGCCTCCTGCTGCATATCGCCGGGATTGTGGTGCGGGGCCAGACCATCCGGAAGAACCTCCGCAAGTAGCCGGAATTCCGGGTGTCCCGGGGCAGACCGATAGGCTTGAGGCCATGACTATCAATCCGGACCTGCAGGGCCGCAGCTACCCTGCCGCAGAGGTTTACGACGTCGGCCGCGAGAAGATCCGCGAGTTCGCCCGCGCGGTCAAGGCCACGCACCCAGCCCATTTTGACGTCGAGGCCGCGAAGGCCCTCGGACACAAGGATTTGGTGGCACCACCCACGTTCGCCATCATCATCGCCCAGCGCGCCGATGCCCAGCTGATCGAGGATCCGGACGCCGGCATCGACTTCTCCCGCGTGGTCCACGCCGACCAGCGCTTCATCCACCACCGCCCCATCTTCGCCGGCGACCGCCTCGTTGCCGAACTGCACGTTGACGGTGTCCGTGCCATGGGCGGCGGGGCCATGATCACCACCCGCCAGGAAATTTTCGCCCTGACCGACGGCGGCAACGGACCGCGCGAGGCAGTCGCCACCACCACGTCATCCATCCTCGTCCGCGGAGAGGGACAGTAACCATGAGCCCCAGCTTCCACGAACTCAGCGCCGGCCAGGACATCGGCAGCCGCACCATCGAGGTCACCCGGACCGACCTGGTCAAGTACGCCGGCGCCTCCGGCGACTTCAACCCCATCCACTGGAACGAAGCCTTCGCCACCGGCGTGGAACTGCCCGGTGTGATCGCCCACGGCATGTTCACCATGGGTGCCGCCGTTCAGCTGGTGACCGACTGGGCAGGCGACCCCGCCGCCGTCGTCGACTTCCAGACCCGCTTCACCAAGCCGGTCCTGGTTACGGACACCACCGGAACCACGGACGCCGGGGCCACCATCGAGGTCAGCGGCGCCATTGGAAAGCTCGACGCCGATGCGGGCACCGCCCGCGTTGACCTCACCGTGGTCGCTGCCGGCCAGAAAGTGCTGATGAAGGCCCAGGCCGTCGTCAGGCTTTCATGATCCTTTGACCGTCAACACAACTGCCGCTGCCGAGGTCACTGCCTGGCGCAATGCCGTGGTGGTTGCCTACGCCGGCAGTGGGCTGGCCTTCGCGTCCTGGGTTTCCCGGCTTCCGGCCATCCGCGACGGGCTGGACCTGACCCCCGGCACTGTCGGTTTGCTGTTGCTGTGCATGACCCTGGGATCGTTCGTCTCGGTGTCCGCGTCGGGGCTGATCGTGCTCCGTCTGGGCTCCAAACGGACCATCCGCACAGGCGCCATCATGGTGGCCTGCGGCATGGCCATCACCGGATTTGGAACGTCGGTCCTGGCCACGCCGGTCGCGGTGGCCGTGGGACTTGCCGTCATCGGGCTCGGCTCCGCCAGCTGGAGTACGGCCTCCAACGTCGAGGGCGCCTCCGTGGAACGCGCGGTGGGCCGGCACATCATGCCCAGGCTCCACGGCGCGTTCAGCCTCGGCACCGTGGCAGGTGCAGGCTTTGGCGCATGGGCCGCAGCTGCCTCCGTCCCGGTGTTTTGGCACCTGGCCGCCGCCGGCGTCGTGGTTGCCGTCTCGGTGACGACGGCGGCAGCCTGGTTCCGTGCGGATGTCACCCCGGTCGCGGGGGAGCGGAAGTATGTACCGGACAACTTCGAGGACCCGTTCACCGGACCCATCCCCATTGTCACCGCCGGCGCGCCGGCTGACGTTTCCGGGGCCCCGCTGGACAACAAGCGCAAGATCGCGGAGGCCTGGCGCGACCGGCGCACCCTGCTGCTGGGTGTCATGGTCCTGGGGCTTGCCTTGGCCGAAGGCGCAGCAGGGGACTGGGTAGCCCTGGCCCTCGCCGACGGGCACGGCCAGACCGACGCTGCCGGAGCCGCCGGCTACGGGCTCTTCGTGACGTTTATGACCATCGGACGCTTCGCCGGCACGGTGGTCCTGGACCGCTTCGGCCGCGTTCCGGTGATGCGCTGGTGCGCCGCGCTGGCAGTGTTGGGGCTCGGGCTCTTTGTGTTTGCCCCCGTTCCCTGGCTCGCCTTTGTGGCCCTGGCCATCTGGGGACTCGGCGCCTCACTGGGGTTCCCGGTGGGCATGTCGGCCGCGGCGGACGATCCCGCCAAGGCCGCGGCCCGCGTCTCCGTCGTGTCCACCATCGGCTACGGCGCCTTCCTATGCGGGCCCCCGTTGTTGGGGCTGCTGGCTGAACACGTGGGCATCCTGCACTCGCTGCTGGCCGTGATGGTGATGCTGGTGGCCACCTTCCTGCTCTCACCGGTGGCCCGGAAAGTTACCTAGTGTTGGCCTAAGTTAGTCTAAGTTGGTGACTCAAACACTGCTCTCCCACCTGACCACGGCCGCCGTCGGAGGCCCCGCCGGCAAATATGTTGAGGCCAGCACCGAGGCGGAGATCATCGACGCCGTCCGCACGGCTGACGCTGCGGGCGAGCAGGTCCTCATCATCGGCGGGGGCTCCAACCTCCTGATTTCCGACGACGGGTTCCCCGGCACCGTGATCAGGATCGCCTCCGAAGGGTTCACCGTCAACGCCGAGGACTCCTGCGGCGGCGTGGCCGTGGTGGTCCAGGCCGGCCACAATTGGGATGCCCTGGTGGAGCACGCAGTGCTGCATGCGTGGTCCGGCATCGAAGCACTTTCCGGCATCCCGGGGGCCACGGGCGCCACGCCCGTGCAGAACGTCGGGGCCTACGGCTCTGACGTCTCCCAGACCATCGCGGCTGTCCGCACCTGGGACCGGACCCGGAACGCGGTCCAGACGTTCACCAACTCAGAGCTGAAGTTCGGCTACCGCGATTCCATCCTGAAACAGACCACGGTCGAGGGCTCACCCCGCTACGTGGTGCTGACCGTGGAATTCCAGCTGCCGCTGGGCCGGATGAGCGCGCCTATCCGCTACGCCGAACTGGCCCGCTCCCTGGGCGTTGAAGCAGGCAAACGGGCGTACTCCAACGATGTCCGCCGGGAGGTCCTGCGGTTGCGGGGTTCCAAGGGCATGGTGCTGGACCCGGCCGACCGGGACACCTATTCCACCGGCTCCTTCTTCACCAACCCGGTTGTGCCCGTGGACGTGGCGGCAACGCTGCCGGAGTCCGCACCGCAGTACCCCGCGGGGGCAGAGGGGCTGGTGAAGTTGTCCGCCGCCTGGCTGATCGACCAGGCGGGATTCGGCAAGGGCTATGGCCTGGAGGAGGGCAGCGCCTCCGGCGGCCGGGCGTCACTGTCCACGAAGCACACGCTTGCCATCACCAACCGCGGCTCCGCCAGCGCCAAGGACATACTGGCCATCGCGCGCGAGGTGCGCGCCGGCGTCGTCGAACGCTTTGGCATTGAACTGCACCCGGAACCGCTGCTCATCGGCGTGACGCTCTAGCGTCAGCCTGCTTGCGTGACCGGCGCCAGGCGCCCGTCAACGGTGCCGATCAGCCGGACGTTCGTGGCCATGCCCAGCAGGGCGGCGGCCCAGCCGGTCAGCGCCAGATATGGCCCCATAAACAGCCAGACCATAAGTCCCGGAACCGCCGGGTGGGTCGCGGCTGCAAGAATGCAAACCACCAATCCGATCACGGCGGTGGCATGGGCGAGGATCCAGAGCAGCCGGCCGCTGACGGGATAGAGCTTCCAGTCACGGACAATGCGGACCTTGCCGCGGCCCACCCGGATACCGGGAAAAAGCACGGCGTACCCTCCGCCGAGCGACAGGAACAGGGAAGGCAAGAGGAGTTCCAGGGGTGCCTCGCCGCCGCCTCCCGGGAATCCCAGGGGCTGGAAACCAATGGCCGGGGCCAGCCCGATGGCCACGCCGGCCAGGACGGATACGGTCCCTGCCACCAGCCATGCCTGTGTTCCGCGCGCGAACAATTGCCACAAACTCCCCAAAGTCATGCTTACACCCTATCGGGCCAGGTCCTACGATGAGGACATGGCAGTGAACCGCGTAAGCCCCAAGGTGATGGGCAGGTTACGCCTTGCCTCTCAAGGACTGCTCGGTCCCGGACTCGGCTCCGTAGAGGCCGCGGTCCGCTGGATGACAGCCACGCAGGCTCAGGACCTGCAGGCCGCCCTCTGGGCCATCGGCCTCCGCGTTCCGGGCGCAGGTTTGACTGACGTGCGCGCCGCGCTGGACAGCGGAAGGGTGGTCCGGTCCTGGCCGATGCGCGGCACCTTGCACCTGGTGGCTCCAGAGGATCTGCGCTGGATGCTGGACCTCACCACCGAGCGTCTCAGCCGCATCATTGCCGGCCGGCACCGGGAACTGGACATCACCTGGGCGGACATCGAGAAGTGCCGCGACGTTGCCTTGGAGCGAATTGCGGCCGGCGGTCCCGTGAGCCGGACCGAACTCTTCGAGGTGTTTGAGGCAGCCGGGCAGCCCACCACCGGCCAGCGGGGGATCCACCTCTTGGGGACGCTGTGCCGGCACGCCTGGCTGGTTCAAGGGCCGTTGGCCGGGAACCAGCAGCTGCTGGTAGCGTTCGATGACTGGATCCCCGTGTCGCGCGAGCTTGAGCGGCAGGAAGCGATCGCCGAGTTCATGTTGCGCTACTTCCGCAGCCATGGCCCTGCCACCGTCCGCGACTTCGCCTGGTGGACGCAGATTCCCCTGACCGACGTGCGGGCAGCGTTTGAGCTGGTCAGCGGGCAACTGGTGGAGCTGGAATTCGGGGGTGTCCCCTACTGGATGTCACCGGAGACTGCATCAATGCTCGACGACGGCGTGCCCGGGCAGCGCTCCGTGCTCCTGCTGCCGGGCTTCGACGAGTTCCTGCTGGGCTACCAGGACCGCAGCCTGGTGTTGGCGCCGGAGCACGCCAACAAGATCGTCCCGGGCGGCAACGGAGTGTTCAAGAAGACCGTCGTGGCCGGGGGAGAGGTGATCGGCACGTGGGCGCGGGCCGGAACCAGCCGTAGCGCCGCCGTCGTGCCTGCACTGTTTGACGCAGCCAAGCCACTTGGACCCGCTGCGCAGGCCGTGTTCAGCAAGGCCGCCGAACGGTACCTTGAGTTCCTCAACACG
It encodes:
- a CDS encoding aldo/keto reductase — its product is MTVHNVPSSAQELIYGCMGLGGSWSDEPHDVQHVDEAAAAIEAALDAGITLFDHADIYRGGKSEAVFGEVLTSTPGLRDRIRLQTKCGIRLRERGLATHYDLSRESILERVDGSLKRLRTDYVDVLLLHRPDPLTDLAEVAAAVGQLLADGKVRALGVSNMSGAQIKALQERLEVPVVANQLEMSLLKRAWLESQVLVNHPESLDYSFPHGTLEYCSSNGVTVQAYGALAQGLYTGAVPENPTAAETAAAAMVAELAGQYGTTGEAVLLGWLMKHPAGIAPVIGTVNPARIAACADAARVAEAMTRADWYGLWIAARGSTLP
- a CDS encoding GNAT family N-acetyltransferase; translated protein: MRDDDWPAVHRIYAEGIATGHATFETEAPGWEQFNTSRLPRHRLVAEEAVRGILGWAAVSPVSTRPVYSGVVEHSVYVAAQARGLGVGAALLRALAESTEAGGIWTIQASVFPENEASLKLHLANGYTVVGRRHRIARMTNGPLTGQWRDTVLIERRSPIL
- a CDS encoding ArsR/SmtB family transcription factor, which translates into the protein MKTLPVLDPITDEACCTPAGQPALGAEEAKQKALVFKALADPNRLRLLSIVKAESSGESCVCDLTDPLDLGQPTVSHHLKILVDAGLLHREKRGTWAYYSLVPGALERTAGLLAAL
- a CDS encoding aquaporin, whose product is MTSHQPPLWRRAVAELLGTGLLVSIVVGSGIAAQQLSPNDVGLQLLQNSTATVLGLTVLILILGPVSGAHFNPVVSLVDWVLGRRSGTGLTLPDLGTYLVAQTVGAIGGSVVANAMFEVGTSISVTDRATTGHLLGEVVATAGLVLLIFALAATNRGVLAAPAVGAYIGAAYWFTSSTSFANPAVTVGRIFSDTFAGIAPASVPGFVAAQLIGAAVGLGLLVVLFPSAARSADDVVLAHSSVTTTS
- a CDS encoding helix-turn-helix domain-containing protein, which gives rise to MNTDPVEDFRARVAKHAALADPARLRIVDLLTLGDLSPTELQADLGMPSNLLSHHLRTLEGAGLAIRHRSEADRRRSYFRLAAGALEGLVPGAEYGASRVLFVCTRNSARSQLAAALWNQISGIPSTSAGTHPADSIARGAIDVARRHGVALADLPPRRLDEVAHDDDFVVTVCDNAHEEIPNLGGIHWSVPDPLRLNTEDAFEGAFTDISRRISDLAPRLHAA
- a CDS encoding arsenate reductase ArsC codes for the protein MSTETAKKPSVLFVCVHNAGRSQMAAAFLTTLSKGGIEVRSAGSQPADKVNPAAVEAMAELGIDMSAEIPKVLTTEAVKESDVVITMGCGDECPYFPGKRYEDWVLEDPAGQGVDAVRPIRDEIKTRIEGLIDSLIPAAK
- a CDS encoding FAD-dependent oxidoreductase, with protein sequence MDPVNNFPVAVIGAGPVGLATAAHLLERGLEPLIFEAGPTAGSAIEQWRHIRLFSPWRFNLDAAALRLLEGAGWVAPRLTALPYGGELIDNYLAPLAATPEISSRLQTSARVIAVTRQGMDKTHVRDRETTPFTVRVEHDGGEVRDHTVAAVIDASGTWSTRNPLGTSGLPAIGEDTAAARISSPLPDVTGRDRATFANRRVLVVGAGHSAANTLINLADLAKEEPGTTILWAVRGASAEKVYGGGEADGLPARGQLGARLRRLVEAGTIELRTGFGISSLKTLETHVSVEAADGRTLDADVIIPCTGFRPDLDILRELRLNLDPAVEAPVELGPLIDPEFHSCGTVQPHGAKLLAHPEKDFYIVGMKSYGRAPTFLLATGYEQVRSVAAALSGDQAAADTVHLELPETGVCSTDAGTSCDVPAASTADTDGSAESGCCAAPEPVLVGFPTGLAHGRSGEH
- a CDS encoding arsenate reductase ArsC, with the translated sequence MTEHQKTTLGLQDNTEILHRISERLAERFTGVFAVETVERYVFESYTALARTAKISAYLPATTEHFANDRLAALAKSKGSVVSEVPEVLFVCVQNAGRSQMAAALLNVEAKGRIRVRSAGSMPAAELDPTVVTVMSEMGLDLGKDYPKPLTDDVVRASDVVITMGCGDSCPIYPGKRYEDWDLTDPAGQSLETVRVIRDEIQARIKTLVGSLLAAEQKEDTNS